Proteins encoded in a region of the Isosphaeraceae bacterium EP7 genome:
- a CDS encoding MBL fold metallo-hydrolase has protein sequence MGIEGEIESLDYPVDNAPIRSLVHRGLTIEGYSRAAVQTYWRIPEMKLGFDLGVQPWSFMTTPTWFLSHTHLDHVAALPVYVARRRMMKMAPPTIYMPADAVEPVEALLRAFQRLDRGRMPANLVGLVDGQEVNLSRELVVTAFDTKHTIPSLGFLVWDRRRKLKAEYQGLPEAEIRDIRLSGLEVSSEVRFPKLAYMGDTAPAGLDHFPEVYKAEILIMEMTFVAPNERASVIHKYGHTHLDDFLARADRFENDLIIASHYSTRMHPDQIQRIVEKRLPEKLKSRLKVWL, from the coding sequence ATGGGGATCGAGGGGGAAATCGAGTCGCTCGATTACCCGGTGGATAATGCTCCGATCCGGAGCCTGGTGCATCGCGGGCTCACCATCGAGGGGTATTCCAGGGCCGCGGTTCAGACCTACTGGCGCATCCCCGAGATGAAGCTGGGGTTCGACCTGGGGGTGCAGCCCTGGTCGTTCATGACCACGCCGACCTGGTTTTTGTCGCACACCCACCTCGACCACGTCGCCGCCCTGCCCGTCTACGTGGCCCGGCGGCGGATGATGAAGATGGCCCCGCCGACGATTTACATGCCCGCCGACGCGGTCGAGCCGGTCGAGGCCCTGCTGCGGGCCTTCCAGCGGCTGGACCGGGGGCGGATGCCGGCGAACCTGGTCGGGCTGGTCGACGGGCAGGAGGTGAACCTGTCGCGCGAGCTGGTCGTGACGGCGTTCGACACCAAGCACACGATCCCGTCGCTGGGCTTCCTGGTCTGGGACCGCCGCCGCAAGCTGAAGGCCGAATACCAGGGGCTGCCCGAGGCCGAGATCCGCGACATCAGGCTCTCGGGCCTGGAGGTCTCCTCCGAGGTCCGGTTCCCGAAGCTTGCGTACATGGGGGACACCGCGCCGGCCGGGCTGGACCATTTCCCCGAGGTCTACAAGGCCGAGATCCTGATCATGGAGATGACCTTCGTCGCCCCCAACGAGCGCGCGTCGGTGATCCACAAGTACGGCCACACCCACCTGGACGACTTCCTGGCGCGGGCCGACCGGTTCGAGAACGACCTGATCATCGCGTCGCACTACAGCACGCGGATGCACCCCGACCAGATCCAGCGCATCGTCGAGAAGCGCCTGCCCGAGAAGCTCAAGTCTCGACTGAAAGTCTGGCTGTAG
- a CDS encoding alpha/beta hydrolase-fold protein, with translation MRRLVAALALLAATASPARAQLFEPIGLDHLNGKLCGRVVDYTSNHGADRRLVSNVLGGPRDLYVYLPPGYNPALSYPLIVLLHSADVDEHGLLDPVVLKQLDRMMDRGELGPAIIAAPDGTYEGKNRLNATHSFWINGLGGRFEDHLIDEVVPFLVRTYPIRPEARAHALLGISAGGYGAMAIALRHRDLFGVVATLAGPLNMLYNTCDDRYGDDFDPATFRERNQYDPEMVIARYYHGFLTRRVKRYVGPVYGSGPDVLSRIAHDNPYDLINRTDLRPGQLEIYVNFPGRDNYNFDAQARSFAWLAASRGIAVDLTENPEAHHDLRYFRAAQIPAYRWLGTHLLPPAAR, from the coding sequence ATGCGAAGACTCGTGGCGGCCCTCGCCCTCCTGGCCGCGACGGCGTCCCCGGCCCGTGCTCAACTGTTCGAACCGATCGGCCTGGATCATCTCAACGGCAAGCTCTGCGGCCGGGTGGTCGACTACACGTCCAATCACGGGGCCGACCGCAGGCTCGTCTCGAATGTGCTGGGCGGGCCCCGAGACCTCTACGTCTACCTTCCGCCCGGATACAACCCGGCCCTCTCCTACCCCCTGATCGTCTTGCTCCACAGCGCCGACGTCGACGAGCACGGCCTCCTCGATCCCGTCGTCCTCAAGCAGCTCGACCGGATGATGGACCGGGGCGAGCTCGGTCCCGCGATCATCGCCGCGCCCGACGGCACCTACGAGGGCAAGAATAGGCTCAACGCCACCCATTCGTTTTGGATCAACGGCCTGGGCGGCCGCTTCGAGGACCACCTCATCGACGAGGTCGTTCCCTTCCTCGTGCGAACCTACCCGATTCGCCCCGAGGCCCGCGCGCATGCCCTGCTCGGCATCTCCGCAGGCGGCTACGGCGCGATGGCCATCGCCCTGCGGCATCGCGACCTCTTCGGCGTCGTCGCCACCCTCGCCGGCCCGCTCAACATGCTCTATAACACCTGCGACGACCGCTACGGCGACGACTTCGACCCCGCCACCTTCCGCGAACGCAATCAGTACGACCCCGAGATGGTCATCGCCCGCTACTACCACGGTTTTCTCACCCGCAGGGTGAAGCGGTATGTGGGACCCGTCTACGGCTCAGGCCCCGACGTCCTGTCCAGGATCGCCCACGATAACCCCTACGACCTCATCAATCGGACCGACCTGCGTCCGGGTCAGCTCGAGATCTACGTCAATTTTCCGGGGCGGGACAACTACAACTTCGACGCCCAGGCCCGCTCGTTCGCCTGGCTGGCCGCGAGTCGGGGCATCGCCGTCGACCTCACCGAGAATCCCGAAGCCCATCACGACCTCAGGTACTTCCGGGCCGCCCAGATCCCCGCCTATCGCTGGCTCGGCACTCATCTCCTCCCGCCCGCCGCCCGTTGA
- a CDS encoding nitroreductase family protein, with product MNAQKHAAPDHLIHELLAQRWSPYAFDDRPVSEDDLRSLFEAARWAASSYNEQPWSYLVATKEEPEAFGRLHSCLVEGNQAWAAAAPVLALGCTRLSFTLNGKPNAAALHDLGLASAGLTLEATARGLCVHQMIGILPDRARELYKIPEGVQPLTGLAIGYAAEPDTLPETYRQRDLAPRTRKPLAEFVFGAPWGIPASLVGQPHLTPPPAKKS from the coding sequence ATGAACGCCCAGAAGCACGCGGCCCCCGACCATCTCATCCACGAGCTGCTCGCGCAGCGATGGAGCCCCTACGCCTTCGATGACCGCCCGGTCTCCGAGGACGATCTCCGCTCGTTGTTCGAGGCGGCACGCTGGGCGGCCTCCTCGTACAACGAGCAGCCCTGGAGCTACCTCGTGGCGACGAAGGAGGAGCCCGAAGCCTTCGGGCGGCTCCATTCCTGCCTGGTCGAGGGGAACCAGGCCTGGGCCGCGGCCGCGCCGGTGCTTGCGCTGGGCTGCACGAGGTTGAGTTTCACCCTGAATGGGAAGCCCAACGCCGCCGCGTTGCACGACCTCGGGCTGGCCAGCGCCGGCCTGACCCTGGAGGCGACGGCCCGCGGACTCTGCGTCCACCAGATGATTGGCATCCTGCCCGACAGGGCCAGGGAACTGTACAAGATCCCCGAGGGCGTGCAGCCCTTGACCGGCCTGGCGATCGGTTACGCCGCCGAGCCCGACACTCTGCCGGAGACGTATCGCCAGCGGGACCTAGCTCCCAGAACCCGGAAACCCTTGGCCGAATTCGTCTTCGGAGCCCCGTGGGGGATCCCCGCGAGCCTGGTCGGCCAGCCACACCTGACCCCGCCTCCGGCAAAGAAGTCCTGA